The genomic DNA CGAGATGGAGGCTGCCCGAACCGGCCTCAGCCACGACGACGCCGCTGCGGCCGGGTTCGAGCCGGTCACCGAAACCATCGAGGCCAAATCCCGCGCCGGCTACTACCCGGGGGGCGGGACGGTGACCGTGACGCTGACCGCCGACAGCGAGACCGGCCGTCTCCTCGGCGGCACGCTCCACAGCGAGTACGGTGAAGGGGCGGTCCACCGAAGCCACGGGCTCGTTGGGGCTGTCACCGAGGGCGTCACGCTGTCTGAGCTTTCGAACTACGATTTCGCTTACGCGCCGCCGTTCAACACGACGTGGGACCCGATACTCACCGCCGCGAAGGTCCTCGACGGCACGCTGTAGCGGACGAACACGCCGCGTTCGGCCGTGCTGGCGGCTTCCGGGGCATTGATACGTCCGGCGCGCCCCGACTCGGGTAATGACAGAGGTCATCGACGGCAACGCCGTCGCGAGCGACATTCGCGACGACCTGACCGACGCGATAGCAACACTCGCCGACGCCGGCGCACGGCCGGGGCTGGCGACGGTGCTGATGGGCGACGACCCCGCCAGCGAAACCTACGTGAACATGAAACAGCGGGACTGCGAGGAGGTCGGCATCGAGAGCTACCACGTCGATGTCGATGGCGACGCGCCGCCGGAGACGCTGTACGACGAGATAGCCGCGCTGAACCAAAACGACGATGTCCACGGCTACATCGTCCAAGCCCCGGTCCCGGACCACGTCGACTACCGCGAGGTCATCCGCCGTGTCGACCCACAGAAGGATGTCGACGGCTTCCACCCGGAAAACGTCGGGCGGCTGGTCGCCGGTGACGCCCGGTTCCGTCCCTGTACACCCCACGGCGTCCAGAAGCTGCTTGAAGCCGCCGACATTGACACCGAGGGCAAGGACGTGACCATCGTCGGCCGTTCGGATATCGTCGGCAAGCCGCTGGCGAACCTCCTGATACAGAAGGCCGACGACGGGAACGCGACGGTGACGGTCTGTCACTCCCGCACCGAGAATCTCGCTGCAAAGACCCGACGTGCCGACATCGTCGTTGCCGCTGCGGGTGCGCCGGAACTCGTCGACGGCTCGATGATTGGGGAAGGGTCAGTCGTCATCGACGTTGGTGTCAACCGCGTCGACGCGGACAACGAGAAGGGCTATGAACTCGTCGGCGATGTCGAATACGAGAGCGCAACGCAAAACGCCAGTGCAATTACCCCGGTTCCCGGCGGCGTCGGCCCGATGACCCGGGCGATGCTACTGTACAACACGGTCAAGGCCGCGAGCCTGCAGGAAGACATCGACGTCGCGCTCCCCTGAGTCAATGCCGTCGCCGTCCGCGCTACTGGACCGCTACGAGAGCCCGATTCACAAGCGGGACACCATCGAGCTGTCGGCAGACCGCTACGAAGCCGGTATCGAGCGCGGTGACGACGGCGCGTGGGGCGTCGGTGCGCTGGTCGTCTCGGCCGGCCGAGTGCTCTTTGTCCGGGAAGGCGAGACGTGGCTTCTGCCGGGCGGTAAGCTCCACGCCGACGAGTCTGTAGAGGCCGGCGCTCGGCGCGAAGTTCGCGAGGAGACGGGCATCGACATCGAACTATCGACGCTCGGGGCGGTCGCAGAACAGACCTTCCGGCATCCGGAGCGGGACGATTCCTACCAGTTCTATTTCGCCACGTTCGTCGCCGAGCCACGACCGCCGGAACCAGAGCCGACGGCGGCCGCCGAGGCTGTCGACGAGGCGGCATGGCTCCAGTCGGTCCCGGAATCGACCTTCGACCGCGAGTTGGTCGTTCGGCTGGTCGAACGTTACAGCGGTAGCGAGGCGAAAGCCCACCCCTTTCAGGGGTGTGGATGAAGCCGACAACTGAGAATCTCTCCACGGGATTGAGCCATCCCAGAGTTTTTATTCAATCGGAACGTAAGCATGACCACGCCGAGGCGGGTTCACCGCCCTGTTAAACGGATAATATCGGGATTCGGGCCACACCACGTCTGAAGGAATCCCCTTCGGACCGCTGGTTGTGGATTCCGACACACGGTAACTCTGAATCCCATGCCGGGATAGGAGTAACGGCGGTTTGGCCCCGCCGGCAGTCTGGTCATGCCGACGAGACTGCAAACCTGAAACTCCCAACCAAGCGGTGCGGTGCCGTGGGAATCCCACCCCGTTCACGGGTGGGAGGAGGTCAAGGTTGCGGCAGTTGACGGAACGCCCACCATCGAAATTGAGGACGGTACTGATGAAACAGATGCGGTCGGCATTTCGGTTCCCGGCGATGATGTGACCATCCGAGATATCGAACTCGACGGCAGCGGCGGCAACGGTGACATCGACACCGGCATCAAGACGACCGCGCCCGACACTGTCGTCGAGGATGTGACTATCACAAACGCCGCCGACGGCATCAGCGTCGAGGGTGACATCGCGCTAGATGGCAGCGACAGCCGAATCGAGGGGGCAACCGTCGAAAACGCCGACCGCGGTGTCGTGGTGACCGGCTCCGCTGACACTATCGAAGCCACCAGCATCGGCCTCACGGACGACGACGCTGTCGGTCTCGTGGTGCAGGACGGCGGCGGGATAGCGACCCTTGACGAGTTCTCGGTCAAACGGGACAGCGGGACCGGTGGAACAGGTATCGAACTCCACGGAAGCGACGGCATCGACGGCCACGGCGTGACCTTCGAGAACCTCGATACTGCGTTCGTCGTCGACGACGGTACGGCAGACGTCGCGCTCACGGGTGTCGATGCAAACCCTACAGCGACCGTTGAGTTCGGCGATGTCGCCCCGGCGGCAAACAGCATCGAAATCAGCCACGATGACGGCCCACCCGTTACGGTCGGCGGCCGGGAGGCGACACTTGAACGCGACGACGACGCCCCGAACGACCCCGAAGACCTGTTCGGCATCGGTGCCGACCTCAGCCTCGAAAGCGACGGTGAGGACTCGGAACTCGACCTCACAATCAGTTACGACGGCCACGCCGCCGGCATCGTCGACGAGACGCTGGCGCTCTACCGACACGACGACGGCAACGGTGACTGGACAGACGTCGGTGACTCGACTGTCGACACGGACGAGCGCGTCGTCGAGGCGACCGTCACCGACTTCTCGACGTTCGAGGTCTACGGCGAAGGTGGGGTAATCGTCGAGGACGCGACGCTTCCGGACCGGACTGCGACCGGGGCGACGGTGAACGTTGAGGCGACAATCAAAAACCAGGGTGATTCCGAGCGGACCGGAACGGTCGAGTATCAGTTCGACGGCGATGGTGTCGACAATACCACGGTGTCGCTCGACAGCGAGGCGTCTACTGCCGTCGCCTTCGCCTACACTGTCCCCGACGATGTCGATGCCGGCGACACGTCCCACGGCATCGTCACCGAAGACGACGACACCCAGCGTGGCGATATCACCGTCACCGACGAGGCCTTCTTCGAGGTGACTGACATCGATGCGCCGGCAAGCGTCGAGCCCGACAGCCAAATGACCGTCTCGGCGCTGGTGACGAACCACGGCGAAACGGAAGGGGACCAAGACATCGAACTGCGCTTCGGGAGCGACCTCGAAGACAGCGACGATTACGAAACACTGGAAACAGAGAGTAAGGTCTCGCTCGACCCCGACGACGACTCTCGGGTTGAACTCACCGGTACCGTCCCCGATGATAACGGAAACGGTCTCAGCGACCTTGACCTCAGCGTTGGCGACGATGCCAAGGTTGGGGTGTTCTCCGATAACGATGACGACAGAACGACGACGCGCATTGCCGAAACAGTCCACACGATTTCCGGGACTGTAGAGGACAGTCAACTTGGCGAGACGCTCGAAGACATCGACATAGCGGCCGTTTCTGACGGCGATGACTTCGAAACGGCGACCGGCGAGGACGGCGAGTATGAACTCGCCGTCCCGGCCGATACGTACGACGTGACCGCTGCCGACGCCAGCGAGCGCTACGGCGCTGAAACCGAGGACAATGTCGACGCCTCCGACGGAGACGTCGCGGATGTCGACTTCGACCTCCGGCTACGTGACGGCACCCTCGTCGGAACGGTCACCGACGCGGGCACCGGCGACGCGCTTGAGGGCGCGACCGTCGCCACGACCGCCGACGGCGAGGACCGGGAGACAGAGACCGACGCCAACGGGGCGTACGAGCTGTCGCTGCCGCCCAGCGACTACGAAGGGGCGTACACGGTGACTGTCGACGCCGATGGATTCGAAGAGCGGGCCATCGACACGGTCGACGGCGCGTCGATTGAAATCGAGCCGAACGAGGAGACAACGCTCGATGTCGCTCTCGATGCCGACCCCGGAACTGTCAGCGGAACCGTCCTTGACGACGAAACTGACGACCCAATCGAGAACGCGACGGTGACTGCTGACGGCGAATCGACAGCGACCGACGAGGCTGGCGACTACGAACTCACCGTCCCCCGCGGCGACCACGATATCACAGCGAGCGCGGCCGGCTACGCGGATGCTACGGAGACTGTGTCCGTCGGTCCCGGCGAAGACGTCTCCGGCGTCGACTTCCGGCTCGACCGGATACCGGTGCTTACTTTCGAGACAGTTACCGTCCCCGAGTCGGTTGAACAGGGCGGGACGCTCTCAGCCGACGTAACCGTCGAAAACGAGGGACTGGCTGCCGGTACGGCAACCATATCGCTCGATATCGATGCGCTCAACCTCAGCAACGAGGGTGACGTTGACCTCGGTGCCGGCGAGAGCACCGACCGCTCCCTGTCGGTGTCGATACCCTCGGATGCCGACACCGGCGACTACGACGCGACGCTGTCGGTCGGCGACGAAACCGAAACCCGGACTTTCGAAGTCGAAGCGGCAACGACCGGTAACGGCGGCGGTGGTGGCGGTGGTGGCGGTGGTGGCGGCGCAGTTGGCGGCGGTGGTGGCGGCGGTGGCGGCCCGTCAACGAGCATGTCCACGGCTATCGAAGACAGCGCGCCCGGGCAGCCGGGGATTACCATCCAGACTGGCCGCATCGACGACCTCGATTCGATAACGCTGTTCGATGAGACTGCCACGGGGAGCGTCCGCGTCAACGGCTACGGTGACCGTCTGCCACCCCGTTCGCCGTCGATGGGGACACAGCCGGTCATTTCCGCCGTCGAAGTCATTGTGCCGGATGCGTACGCCGACTCCCCCGGCTCGCTCCGGTTTACCATCCATAACCGACAACTGCTGCACGCAGACACCGAGCCGGAGGAGCTTCGAGTACTCCGGGCGGTCCCGGGCGGCTACCAGCAGCTTGACACAGAGGTCGTCGGGTCTACGAACGCCGATGTGACCATTGAAGCCGAGACGCCGGGCTTTTCGGTGTTTGTCGTGTCGAACGACGGAACCGATGCGCTCGTTGATGACGAGCCGCCGGCTGTCGAGGAAGACACTCCTGATGAAGCTGACGAACCAGATACGCCCGATACGCCGACGGAGACGGACGATGACGTCCCTGAAGACGTTCCCGACGACCAGCCGGGACTCGGTGTTCTCGCAGCACTACTGGCGCTTGCTGTGGCACTTGGAGGGCGAGTCCTGCTTGCGACATGCCGCAGCGAGGCCTAGCCGCTATCTCCAAACGGAACCTACGACGCTCTTGAAGCCGATAGCCAGCCAGTGTTGGCTCAGTCGCCGCTTGGTTCGGCGACGACCGCGAGGTGGTCTTCGTGGAACCGTTCGAGCGACCGCGTCTCGACGATGTCGTATCCCGTTGTGAGTTCCTCGAGCACGTCGTCGAACACCGCGTCCGGGTCGGCGGTCACGTCCTCGCTTCGGGCTTTGATAGCCAGCAGGAGGCGGCCGTCGTCGCGAAGGAACCGCCGGTTCGCGAGGGCGACCTTCGCCTGGCCGCGGGTGGCGACATCCTGTATCAGCACGTCGACCGGCTCGACGACGTGGGTGTAGGTATCGGGCTTGCGGGCGTCTTTCAGCAGCGGGATGAGGTTGGGCCGTGGCTCGGCCGCCGTCAGCAGGTCCCGGGCCGGCCGCGCCGCGAACTCGACGGCGTAGGTCGGCCCCGCGAAGTCGGCGACGTGGCTGACGGTCGTCCCTGCAGCAGCGCCGAGATATAGGACGGTTTCGCCGCCCACGAGCCCGGTGTCGATGTCGGTTTCGAGCATTGCGCCGAGCTTCGAGCGCCGCGGGTCCCACTGTCGCCAGCCGTCGGCCGTCGGCTCGCCGTAGACCGGTGGTCCCTCGGTCGCCAGCCGCTCGCCGTCACCGAAGTCACGCCGCTGGACGCCCTTGGGCAGGCTCATTCGGCATCACGCGCCTGAATGCGCTCGATACGGTCCCGGAGGTCGGCCTCCAACTCGGGGTTTCGCTCCCCGGAGTAGTGGTCGATGCGCGCTGCGATGGTGAGCTTCCCCGCCAGCGCCCGTGCGGCCGACCCGCGGTGGGCGGGTGCGGTTCCCTGAATGGCTTCGTGGGTGTAGATGACGCCGTGTTTCGGCGACGGGGCACGGCCGCGGAGGTGGGCAAAGAGCGCCTCCTCGGCGCCGAGTACCTGTACCGTTCCGGCCGGCTTGCGGGCGAGCTGTTTCAGACCGCCGGCGAGCGCGATGAGGCGGGCGGCAAGCACCGGTCCCGCCAGCCGCGCGAGGTTCGGGGCGATTTCGGGGGTGACACGCTCGACGTGGCTCCGGAGGTCGTCGGCTTCCGCCGCGAGGTCGCGGATGCGCTCGGCGAGCGAGCGAAGCTGTGGGTCGTCGAGGTCGTCGGCGTCGGCCAACGAGGCGGCGTATTCGACGCCGGTTCCATCGGCGTCATACCGGTCGCCGGCCCACTCGGTGACCCGCTCGGCCAGCTCGTTTGCGACGCGTTCGGTGTCGTCCATCGCCCGAACGGCATGGATGAGCTGCTGGTCGTCGGCCGTCTCGGCCTCATGGACGGCCGCCCGAGTCGCCGCGACGGCGGCCTCGTGAAGCTGCTCGTAGTAGTCGTCCTCGTCGGCAGCAACGCCCGACTCGACGGCCAGCGACGGCCACTCGCCGACGGTGGCGGCGGAGCCATCGCGTATCGCCGCCGCGGCCGCCTCGACGTCGCCCGGCGGGACGTCGGCGAACCAGCCGTCCTCGACGGCGCGTTCGTCTGTCATACGCCGTGCTACTGGGCGGGCACGTATATCTGTTCTCGATTCGCCGGTCCGGAACCCAGCGTCTGCGCTCCGCAATCAGGCGTCGCCCGGCCGCAGCGCCAGCCGGAGCGCGTGGCCGGCGAAGCCGACGAGCGGCGGCACGAAAACCAGCGCGTGGACCCACGCGTCGTAGGTGATGTCGGCGGGCTTTGTCACGAGAAACAGCGCGTACAGAACCGTCATGACGAGCAACCAGATGACCGTAATCGCGAGAAACGGGGCTGTCCCCACAACCGCATCGCGTACCGCAGTCTTCGTATCAGCCATGAGTTATTTGCCGCCCGCCACTCCTAAAAGCGTTCGGCGTTCCGTCGGCGGTGCTGCCGTCTGCACAACTGTTTTGCCCGTCGATGCCGAACACGTTCCCATGACGTTCGACCCCAACGCCGACGCCGCAGACCCCGAGAACGTACAGGAACGTGTCGACACGCTCATCGAGGACAACGAGGTTGTCCTCTTCATGAAGGGCAACGAACTGATGCCCCAGTGTGGCTACTCGAAGAAGGCCCTCCAGCTGCTGACGAAGTATCGCGACGACGTCGTTACCGAGGACGTTCTCGATGCGCTCGATGCGTACCGAGCTGCGCTGGAGTCTCACAGCGGCTGGGAGACGATTCCGCAGACGTTCGTCGACGGCGAATTCATCGGCGGCAGCGACATTCTCGAAGAACTCGACAACCGCGGCGAACTCCACGACGAACTCGGCGTCGACGCTGACGATGTTGATGCCGACGACGCTGGTACTGACGACGCTGGTGCCGAAGCCCCCTTCTGAGCCGTTCTGCGTTTCCGTAGCCGAGCCAGATAGCCGACAGCGTTTTGTCGATGGTGGCTGTGGGTCGGGGTGAGATGACATCCCGAGACGAGGCTGTTGACGTCGAGGTCGCCTTCGAGGAGGGGACGCTGCTGCAGGTCGATATGCTCCGCCAGCAGCCGGGCTATGAGACCCGCTCCGATGTCGTTGCCGCCGCCATCGAAGCCGCAAGCGACTGATACTGCTGGAGTTCCCGTTCGATCCGCGTCCGAACCACAGGCGACGCCCCGGCGCGAGCGACCCGTCAGGCATTTCTCCGGCCCGGACGACGGACGTGTATGGACCGAAAGCGGGCGATGACGAGCGTCGACTTGGCGGCGCTGGTCGGCGAGTTACGCGATTACACGGGTGCCGTCGTCGACAAGGCCTACCTCTACGGCGACGACTTCGTCCGGCTGAAGATGCGCGATTACGACCGCGGCCGCATTGAGCTGCTCATCGAGGTCGGCGACCCCAAGCGCGCCCACGTGGCGGTGCCGGAACACGTTCCCGACGCGCCGGGGCGACCGCCGAACTTCGCGATGATGCTGCGGAACCGCATCGCCGGCGCGAACTTCGAGGGCGTCGAACAGTACGGCTTCGACCGGATTCTCACCTTCCGGTTCGAACGCGAAGACCAAACGACACTCATCGTCGCCGAGCTGTTCGGCGACGGCAATATCGCCGTTCTCAACGAGGACCACGAGGTCATCGATTGTCTCGATACGGTGCGGCTGAGCGCTCGGACGGTTGCGCCCGGCGCACAGTACGGCTACCCTGACGAGCGGTTTAGCCCGCTGGACTGTTCGTATGCGGCCTTCGCCGCGAAGATGGACGAGTCCGACAGCGACCTCGTGCGGACGCTTGCGACCCAGCTCAACTTCGGCGGTCTTTACGCCGAGGAGCTGTGTCGGCGCGCCGGCGTCGAGAAGACGACCGACATCGACGAGGCGACCGATGATGACTACGAGGCGCTGTTCGGCGCGCTCGAACGGCTTCGGGAGCCGATCCTCGAGGGTCGGACCGACCCACGGCTGTACGAGGACGACGGACAGGTCGTCGATGCGACGCCGCTGCCGCTCGAAGAGCACACGGCCGAGGGCTACGATGCGACCGCCTTCGAACATTTCAACGGCGCTATCGACGCCTACTTCCACCGACTCCAGGCCGAAGCCGAGACGGAAACTGACACCGGCGACGACAAGCCGGATTTCGAGTCGGAAATCGCCAAGTTCGAACGCATTATCGAACAACAGCAGGGGGCCATCGAGGAGTACGAAAAACAGGCCGAGGTCGAACAGCAGAAGGCAGAGCTGCTGTACGGCAACTACGACCTCGTCGACGAAATCTGCTCGACGGTGCAGTCAGCCCGCGAGGAGGGGGTCCCGTGGGACGAAATCGAGACGACCTTCGAGGAGGGTGCCGAGCGGGGCATCGACGCCGCCGCGGCTGTCGTCGGCGTCGATGCCGCCGAAGGGACCGTCACCATCGACCTCGACGACAAGGAAATCGACCTCGACCCCACGATGGGCGTCGAGAAGAACGCCGACCGGCTCTATCAGGAGGCAAAGCGCGTCCGCGGCAAAAAGGAGGGCGCACAGGCGGCCATCGAAGACACCCGCGAGGACCTCGAAGACGTCAAAGAACGCCGCAGACAGTGGGAGGCCGACGACGACGAGGACGATGATGCCGACGAGGAGTCGCCGGACCGCGATTACCTCTCGATGGCGTCGGTGCCGGTCCGGTACGACGAGAAGTGGTACGAACAGTTCCGGTGGTTCCGGACCAGCGACGACTTCCTCGTTATCGGCGGCCGCGACGCCGACCAAAACGAGGCGCTCGTCAAGAAGTACATGGACCCCTCGGACCGCTTTTTCCACGCGCAGGCCCACGGCGGTCCCGTGACCATTCTCAAGGCCACCGCCCCCGACGAGCCGGCACGCGAGGTCGATATCCCCGACACCAGCAAGCGGGAGGCCGCTCAGTTCGCAGTGTCGTATTCGTCGGTCTGGAAGGACGGCAAGTTCGAGGGTGATGTCTACGAGGTCGACCCCGACCAGGTCTCGAAGACGCCGGAAAGCGGCGAATACATCGAGAAAGGCGGCTTCGTGATTCGTGGCGACCGCAACTACTACCGGGACATGCAGGTCGGCGTCGCCGTCGGCATCAAATGCGAGCCCGACACTCGCGTCATCGGTGGGCCGCCATCGGCCATCGAGCCCGTCGCCGAAACGTCGGTGCGGCTCCAGCCCGGCCAGTTCGCCCAAAACGACATCGCAAAGCGGCTCTACCGGACCTTCCGGGAGCGATTCAACGACACGAGCTTCGTTCGAAAAATAGCCAGCGCTGACCGAATACAGGAGTTTTGCCCGCCGGGCGGCAGCGAGCGCGTTGAATAGCAGGTCGGCGGCTCAGCCGCCGGCTGTCGGTCGGGATTTCAGGTGTCGGCGAGTTCGATATCCAGCCGCTCTTCGAGTGCGCTGATGAGCGAGCCGCCGACGTTGGCGCGGGCGGCCCGGCCCTGCTCGACAGCGACGACATCGTCCTCGTCAGCGCCGACCTCGCGTGCGAGTTCGTCTATCTGTAGCCCTTCGGCCTGTCGGGCCTGCTCGACCAAGGTTCCGTAGTCGCTGACGAGATACGGCAGGGGGTCTTCTTCGTATTCGGTGTCTTCCTGCCAGTCGGTGTCGACCTTGCGGGCGTCGTCCAGCCGGGCGACGTTCTGTGCCGCTTTCTTGCGGCGCTTGCGTTCCTGTGTTCGGTCCTCGGTGTCGGTCTGGCCGGCGTCGCCGTCGCCGTGCTTTAGGCACTGGTCGCAGACGTTGAGCTCGGCTCCGGCAACGGTCGCCGTCTCAAGCGACCGGTCTTCGGCCCCACAGAGTTCGCAGGCACCGCTTTCGTCGCCGCCGACGCCGCCGGTCGAATACTTCGCCATACCAGCCACG from Natronomonas pharaonis DSM 2160 includes the following:
- a CDS encoding bifunctional methylenetetrahydrofolate dehydrogenase/methenyltetrahydrofolate cyclohydrolase, encoding MTEVIDGNAVASDIRDDLTDAIATLADAGARPGLATVLMGDDPASETYVNMKQRDCEEVGIESYHVDVDGDAPPETLYDEIAALNQNDDVHGYIVQAPVPDHVDYREVIRRVDPQKDVDGFHPENVGRLVAGDARFRPCTPHGVQKLLEAADIDTEGKDVTIVGRSDIVGKPLANLLIQKADDGNATVTVCHSRTENLAAKTRRADIVVAAAGAPELVDGSMIGEGSVVIDVGVNRVDADNEKGYELVGDVEYESATQNASAITPVPGGVGPMTRAMLLYNTVKAASLQEDIDVALP
- a CDS encoding NUDIX domain-containing protein translates to MPSPSALLDRYESPIHKRDTIELSADRYEAGIERGDDGAWGVGALVVSAGRVLFVREGETWLLPGGKLHADESVEAGARREVREETGIDIELSTLGAVAEQTFRHPERDDSYQFYFATFVAEPRPPEPEPTAAAEAVDEAAWLQSVPESTFDRELVVRLVERYSGSEAKAHPFQGCG
- a CDS encoding carboxypeptidase regulatory-like domain-containing protein translates to MPWESHPVHGWEEVKVAAVDGTPTIEIEDGTDETDAVGISVPGDDVTIRDIELDGSGGNGDIDTGIKTTAPDTVVEDVTITNAADGISVEGDIALDGSDSRIEGATVENADRGVVVTGSADTIEATSIGLTDDDAVGLVVQDGGGIATLDEFSVKRDSGTGGTGIELHGSDGIDGHGVTFENLDTAFVVDDGTADVALTGVDANPTATVEFGDVAPAANSIEISHDDGPPVTVGGREATLERDDDAPNDPEDLFGIGADLSLESDGEDSELDLTISYDGHAAGIVDETLALYRHDDGNGDWTDVGDSTVDTDERVVEATVTDFSTFEVYGEGGVIVEDATLPDRTATGATVNVEATIKNQGDSERTGTVEYQFDGDGVDNTTVSLDSEASTAVAFAYTVPDDVDAGDTSHGIVTEDDDTQRGDITVTDEAFFEVTDIDAPASVEPDSQMTVSALVTNHGETEGDQDIELRFGSDLEDSDDYETLETESKVSLDPDDDSRVELTGTVPDDNGNGLSDLDLSVGDDAKVGVFSDNDDDRTTTRIAETVHTISGTVEDSQLGETLEDIDIAAVSDGDDFETATGEDGEYELAVPADTYDVTAADASERYGAETEDNVDASDGDVADVDFDLRLRDGTLVGTVTDAGTGDALEGATVATTADGEDRETETDANGAYELSLPPSDYEGAYTVTVDADGFEERAIDTVDGASIEIEPNEETTLDVALDADPGTVSGTVLDDETDDPIENATVTADGESTATDEAGDYELTVPRGDHDITASAAGYADATETVSVGPGEDVSGVDFRLDRIPVLTFETVTVPESVEQGGTLSADVTVENEGLAAGTATISLDIDALNLSNEGDVDLGAGESTDRSLSVSIPSDADTGDYDATLSVGDETETRTFEVEAATTGNGGGGGGGGGGGGAVGGGGGGGGGPSTSMSTAIEDSAPGQPGITIQTGRIDDLDSITLFDETATGSVRVNGYGDRLPPRSPSMGTQPVISAVEVIVPDAYADSPGSLRFTIHNRQLLHADTEPEELRVLRAVPGGYQQLDTEVVGSTNADVTIEAETPGFSVFVVSNDGTDALVDDEPPAVEEDTPDEADEPDTPDTPTETDDDVPEDVPDDQPGLGVLAALLALAVALGGRVLLATCRSEA
- a CDS encoding fibrillarin-like rRNA/tRNA 2'-O-methyltransferase, whose product is MSLPKGVQRRDFGDGERLATEGPPVYGEPTADGWRQWDPRRSKLGAMLETDIDTGLVGGETVLYLGAAAGTTVSHVADFAGPTYAVEFAARPARDLLTAAEPRPNLIPLLKDARKPDTYTHVVEPVDVLIQDVATRGQAKVALANRRFLRDDGRLLLAIKARSEDVTADPDAVFDDVLEELTTGYDIVETRSLERFHEDHLAVVAEPSGD
- a CDS encoding NOP5/NOP56 family protein — its product is MTDERAVEDGWFADVPPGDVEAAAAAIRDGSAATVGEWPSLAVESGVAADEDDYYEQLHEAAVAATRAAVHEAETADDQQLIHAVRAMDDTERVANELAERVTEWAGDRYDADGTGVEYAASLADADDLDDPQLRSLAERIRDLAAEADDLRSHVERVTPEIAPNLARLAGPVLAARLIALAGGLKQLARKPAGTVQVLGAEEALFAHLRGRAPSPKHGVIYTHEAIQGTAPAHRGSAARALAGKLTIAARIDHYSGERNPELEADLRDRIERIQARDAE
- a CDS encoding glutaredoxin family protein, which translates into the protein MTFDPNADAADPENVQERVDTLIEDNEVVLFMKGNELMPQCGYSKKALQLLTKYRDDVVTEDVLDALDAYRAALESHSGWETIPQTFVDGEFIGGSDILEELDNRGELHDELGVDADDVDADDAGTDDAGAEAPF
- the rqcH gene encoding ribosome rescue protein RqcH; this encodes MDRKRAMTSVDLAALVGELRDYTGAVVDKAYLYGDDFVRLKMRDYDRGRIELLIEVGDPKRAHVAVPEHVPDAPGRPPNFAMMLRNRIAGANFEGVEQYGFDRILTFRFEREDQTTLIVAELFGDGNIAVLNEDHEVIDCLDTVRLSARTVAPGAQYGYPDERFSPLDCSYAAFAAKMDESDSDLVRTLATQLNFGGLYAEELCRRAGVEKTTDIDEATDDDYEALFGALERLREPILEGRTDPRLYEDDGQVVDATPLPLEEHTAEGYDATAFEHFNGAIDAYFHRLQAEAETETDTGDDKPDFESEIAKFERIIEQQQGAIEEYEKQAEVEQQKAELLYGNYDLVDEICSTVQSAREEGVPWDEIETTFEEGAERGIDAAAAVVGVDAAEGTVTIDLDDKEIDLDPTMGVEKNADRLYQEAKRVRGKKEGAQAAIEDTREDLEDVKERRRQWEADDDEDDDADEESPDRDYLSMASVPVRYDEKWYEQFRWFRTSDDFLVIGGRDADQNEALVKKYMDPSDRFFHAQAHGGPVTILKATAPDEPAREVDIPDTSKREAAQFAVSYSSVWKDGKFEGDVYEVDPDQVSKTPESGEYIEKGGFVIRGDRNYYRDMQVGVAVGIKCEPDTRVIGGPPSAIEPVAETSVRLQPGQFAQNDIAKRLYRTFRERFNDTSFVRKIASADRIQEFCPPGGSERVE
- a CDS encoding helix-turn-helix domain-containing protein, which produces MAKYSTGGVGGDESGACELCGAEDRSLETATVAGAELNVCDQCLKHGDGDAGQTDTEDRTQERKRRKKAAQNVARLDDARKVDTDWQEDTEYEEDPLPYLVSDYGTLVEQARQAEGLQIDELAREVGADEDDVVAVEQGRAARANVGGSLISALEERLDIELADT